CGCGTCCGAGCCGCAGATCCCGTGCGCGCACGAGCGGCGGAACGTCAGCGAGCCGTCGTGCTCCCACTTGATCTTGTGCAGCGCGTCCAGCACGCGGTCCGTGCCGTGCACCTCGAGCTCGAACTCGTCGAACCGCGTGACGGCCGTGCCGTCGTCGGCGGGCAGGTGACGCAGCACGCGCAGGGTGACCGTGAACGACGGCACGGCACCGGCCTTGGCGGGGGCGTCCTCGAGCGTGGCAGTCATCAGTACTTACGCTCCATCGGCTGGTAGCGGGTCACGGTGACGGACTTGGAGCCGAGCACCAGCTGGTAGTCGTCGAACGTCTCGACGTGGTGGAACGAGCCCTCCGCGTCGCCGTCGGTGACGGGGGCGTCGAGCGGGCGACGGTAGGCCATCGTGTGCCGCATGAAGCCCGCGTCGTCGCGGTCCGGGAAGTCCTCGCGGAAGTGGCCGCCGCGCGACTCCTCGCGGTTGAGCGCGCCGACGACGACCGTCTCGGAGATGTCCAGCAGGAAGCCGAGCTCGACGGCCTCGAGCAGGTCGGTGTTGAACGTGCGCGACTTGTCCTGCACGGAGACCGCCTGGAACCGCTTGCGCAGCGCCTTGATGTCGGCGAGGGCCTGCGCGAGCGACTCGGCCGTGCGGAACACCTGGGCGTTCGCGTCCATCGTCTCCTGCAGCGCGCGGCGGATGTCCGCGACGCGCTCGCCGTCCGGGCGCGTGCGGATCGTCTCGAGCTCGTCCTCGACGACCACCGCGGGGTTCTCCGGGAGCTCGACGAACGACGCGTCCGCGGCGTACGCGGCGGCCGAGCGGCCGGCGCGCTTGCCGAACACGTTGATGTCGAGCAGGGAGTTGGTGCCCAGGCGGTTCGAGCCGTGCACGGACACGCACGCGACCTCGCCGGCCGCGTACAGGCCCTTGATGACGTCGCGCTCGTTGCGCAGCACCTCGCCCTCGATGTTCGTGGGGATGCCACCCATCGCGTAGTGCGCGGTCGGGTACACGGGGACGGGCTCGGTGTACGGCTCGATGCCGAGGTACGTGCGCGCGAACTCGGTGATGTCCGGGAGCTTCGCGTCGATGTGCGCGGGCTCCAGGTGCGTGAGGTCGAGCAGCACGTAGTCCTTGTTCGGCCCCGCGCCGCGGCCCTCGCGGACCTCGTTCGCCATGGACCGGGCGACGATGTCGCGCGGCGCGAGGTCCTTGATCGTCGGGGCGTAGCGCTCCATGAAGCGCTCGCCGTCGGCGTTGCGCAGGATGCCGCCCTCGCCGCGGGCCGCCTCCGACAGCAGGATGCCCAGGCCCGCGAGGCCCGTCGGGTGGAACTGGAAGAACTCCATGTCCTCGAGCGGGATGCCGCGGCGGTACGCGAGCGCCATGCCGTCGCCCGTGAGCGTGTGCGCGTTCGACGTGGTCTTGAAGATCTTGCCCGCGCCGCCCGTCGCGAACACGACGGCCTTCGCCTGGAAGACGTGGATCTCCCCGGTCGCGAGCTCGTACGCGACGACGCCCGAGACGTTGACCTCCTCGCCGTCGGGCACGTGGCCCGCCGCGAGGTCGTGGTCCACGAGCAGGTCCAGCACGTAGAACTCGTTGAAGAACTCGACGTCGTTCTTCACGCACTGCTGGTAGAGCGTCTGCAGGATCATGTGACCCGTGCGGTCCGCGGCGTAGCACGCGCGGCGCACGGCGGCCTCGCCGTGGTTGCGCGTGTGGCCGCCGAACCGGCGCTGGTCGATGCGGCCCTCGGGCGTCCGGTTGAACGGCAGGCCCATCTTCTCGAGGTCGAGCACCGCGTCGATGGCCTCCTTGGCCATCACCTCGGCGGCGTCCTGGTCGACCAGGTAGTCACCGCCCTTGACGGTGTCGAACGTGTGCCACTCCCAGTTGTCCTCCTCGACGTTGGCGAGGGCGGCGCACATGCCGCCCTGTGCCGCGCCGGTGTGGGAACGCGTGGGGTAGAGCTTGGAGATGACGGCGGTGCGCACGCGTGTCGAGGACTCGAGGGCGGCGCGCATCCCGGCGCCGCCCGCGCCGACGATGACGACGTCGTACTGGTGCGTCTGCATGAGGGTCAGGGCTTCCTTCGGGGCGTCAGGCGGTGCAGAACGAGGGCAGCAGGTCCAGCGGCGCGTCGGCCGGGCACGCGTCGAACGTGAAGATCACGAGCGTGCCGAGGACGACCACGATGACGAACGCGAAGTACAGCAGGCCCTTGAGCACCAGGCGGGTGGTGTCCTTGGACGCGTAGTCGTTCACGAGCGTGCGCATGCCGTTGGTGCCGTGGATCATCGCGAGCCACAGCATCAGCAGGTCCCAGACCTGCCACAGCGGCGACGCCCACTTGCCGGCGACGAACCCGAAGTCGATCGCCGAGATGCCCTCGCCGTCGACGAGGTTCATGAACAGGTGCCCGAAGATCAGCACGATCAGCAGTGCGCCGGAGGCGCGCATGAACACCCAGCCGTACAGCTCGGTGTTGCCGCGCGTGGTCAGGCGCGACGGACGGGCGCGCGGCGGGCGAGGGGCCTTGGGGTCGGCGATCGTCGTCATCACTCACCCCCGAAGACGTGCATGAGGTGCCGCGGCAGGAAGCCCGCCATGGTCACGACGAACAGGCCGATCACGACCCAGAGCATGACCCGCTGGTACTTCGGGCCCTTGGCCCAGAAGTCCACGAGGATGATCCGGATGCCGTTGAAGGCGTGGAACACGATCGCCGCCACGAGGCCGGCCTCGCCGAGTCCCATGACCGGGTTCTTGTACGTGCCGATGACCTCGTTGTACGCCTCGGGCGAGACGCGCACGAGCGAGGTGTCGAGCACGTGGACGAGAAGGAAGAAGAAGATGGCGACGCCGGTCACGCGGTGCGCGACCCACGACCACATTCCTTCACGCCCGCGGTAGAGGGTGCCGACGGGCGCCTTCTTCCTCGCCGGGGGCGAGGCGGGCGCGGTGGGCGCTGCGGACACGGGAAGTGCCTCCTGGCGAGTCAGGGGGTGGGACGGCCTCGTCCCTGGGTGTTTCCCCTCACTGTATAGACCCCCCCAAGGCCGATCGCACGGGGCTGGGCCCAAGGTCCTGCCTGTGAGAAAGTCCACAGACTGGGACGACGAGGGTCGATCGCGGGGGCTTGTGCCCGGTTGTCCCCGCCCCCCCCGCGCGGGTCGGTCGCGCACCCGGCTCGACCGTCGGCTCGACGGTCGGCTCCCGCGGCCGGGGGCGGCCGACGGGCTCGGGCTAACCTGTCGCGCATGTCCGATACCGCCGCACCGTCGTCCGGCCGCATCCCCGGTTTCCACGCCGTCGTCCCCGCGGGCGGGGCCGGTACGCGCCTGTGGCCGCTGTCGCGCGCGGGCCACCCCAAGTTCCTGCTCGACCTCACGGGCTCGGGCCGCACGCTGCTGCAGGCCACCGTGGACCGGCTCGCGCCGCTCACGGGCGAGTCCGGGGTCGTCGTCGTGACGGGCGTGCGGCACGCGCGGGCCGTCGCGGAGCAGGTCCCCACCCTCGGCGCAGGCGAGGACGGCGGGCGGCTGCTCGTCGAGCCTTCTCCGCGCGACTCGATGGCGGCGATCGGGCTCGCCGCGGCCGTGCTGCTCGAGCGGCACGGCGAGGACGTCGTGATCGGCTCGTTCGCCGCGGACCACGTGATCGACGGGACGCAGGCGTTCGAGCGCACGGTGCGCGAGGCCGTCGCGGCCGCGCGCGAGGGGTTCGTCGTGACGATCGGCATCACCGCGACGGGTCCGTCGACCGCGTTCGGCTACATCCGGTCGGCCGACGACCTGGGGGTCGCGGACGCGCCGAGCGCGCGGCACGTCGCGGGCTTCACCGAGAAGCCCGACGCGCAGACCGCCGCCGAGTACCTGGCAACCGGCGACTACCGGTGGAACGCGGGCATGTTCGTCGTGAAGGCCGCGGTCCTGCTCGACCACCTGGCGCAGCAGATCCCGGCGCTCGCTGCGGGCCTGCGCGAGATCGGCGCCGCGTGGGACACCGCCGAGCGCGACGCCGTGCTCGAGCGCGTGTGGCCGGGGCTGACGAAGATCGCGATCGACCACGCGATCGCCGAGCCGGTCGCCGCGGCGGGCGGCGTGGCCGTCGTGCCGGGGGACTTCGGGTGGGACGACGTGGGCGACTTCGCGTCGCTCGCGGAGCTGCTGCCGTCGGCGACGCTCGGCGACGACGCCGCCGTGCTGCGCGTCGGGTCGGACGACGCGTTCGTCGTGCCGGCCGCGGGACGCACGGTCGCGGTCGTCGGGCTCGCCGACGCGGTCGTCGTCGACACGCCCGACGCGCTGCTCGTGACGACGCGCGCCCACGCGCAGCAGGTCAAGTCGGCCGTCGACGGCTGGCGCGCGGCGGGCCGCGAGGACCTGCTCTGACCCGACGCGTGCGCGCTCGCGGACACCTCGGGCAGTGCCGCAGCGGGCGGGGATAACCTCGCCACGTGCCCACCTCGTCGTCCGTCGTCGTCCCGTCGCTCGACTCGCTGCGCCCGGCGCCCACGTCCGCGCCGGTGCTGCGCCTGACGCGGCTGATGGACTCGCTGCGCGACGAGCTCGTCGAGATCCGCCGTGACCTGCACGCGCACCCCGAGCTCGCCCGCACCGAGGAGCGCACGACGCGCGTGGTCGCCGAGCGGCTGCGCCTCGCGGGGCTGACGCCGCACGTGCTGCCGGGCAGCGGGCTCGTGTGCGACATCGGCCCGTCGCACGCGCAGACCGGACGCGGGCGGATCGCGCTGCGCGCCGATCTCGACGCGCTGCCCGTCACCGACGAGTGCGGGCTGCCGTGGCACTCGACCCACCGGTCGGTCGCGCATGCGTGCGGCCACGACGTGCACGCGACCGTCGTGCTCGGCGCGGGGCTCGCGCTCGCGGAGCTCGCCGCCGCGGGCGAGCTCGCGACCGGCGTGCGGCTCGTCTTCCAGCCGGCCGAGGAGGTGCAGCCGGGCGGCTCGCTCGACGTGATCGCGGCGGGTGCGCTCGACGGCGTGTCCCAGATCTTCGCGGTGCACTGCGACCCGAAGGTCGACGTCGGTCAGGTGGGCACGCGCATCGGACCCATCACGTCGGCGAGCGACGAGGTCACGGTCGTGTTCTCGGGTGCGGGCGGGCACACGTCGCGCCCGCACCTCACGGGCGACCTGGTGTTCGCGCTCGCGCAGGTCGTCACGCAGGTCCCCGCGATCCTCGGGCGCCGGCTCGACCCGCGCTCGGGCGTCAACCTCACGTGGGGCGCGGTGCAGGCCGGCGTCGCGCACAACGTCATCCCCGGCACCGGGACGGTGCGCGGCACGCTGCGCTGCCTCGACGTGCGCGCGTGGGAGGCGGCGTCGCAGGTGTTCCACGACGCGGTCGAGCAGGTCGTCGCGCCGTACGACGTCGAGGTCGAGATCCGCCACCAGCGCGGCGTCCCGCCGGTGGAGAACGACGAGCGTGCCACCGGTGTGCTCGAGGCGGCCGCGCGCGACGTGCTCGGACCCGACTCGGTGAACCTCACCGAGCAGTCGCTCGGGGGTGAGGACTTCGCCTGGTACCTGACGAAGGTGCCGGGCGCGATGGCGCGCCTGGGCACCCGCACGCCCGGGGGCCGGACGTACGACATCCACCAGGGCGACCTCGTGGTCGACGAGCGCGCGGTCGAGGCCGGTGCGCTGCTCCTGGCGCGTGCCGCGGTGGTCGCGGGGACGCCGCGCACCTGACGTCCTGTGGCTGCGTCCTGCGCGGCGTCCTGCGTCGCGTCCGGATCGTCTCGGTCGGGGTGGACCCGCACGGGTTGACACGAGTGACCCCCGGCGTCCGGAAGGTCCGTCACGGACCGGTCCGCGGCGGCCGCATCGTGAGACGGCACGTCCGTCACCTGGGCTGATGTCCCAACTCGGTAACGGAACCTGCAGCGATACTCGCCGGTAACATGCGCGTCATCCGGCGCTCACTAGAGTCCGAACCATCGACCGGCCCGTGCGACCTCGCCGTGCACCCGCCGCGCAGCGACCGCACGTGCCCCGCACGTGCGCCCCTGAGCGGCCCGTTCCCCCGAGGCGCAGGGTCGGTGCTCTGACGAGAACCCAGGAGACACGCGTGAAGAAGCTCATCCGTGTGGCCGCGCTCAGCGGGGCGGTCGCCCTCGCGCTCACGGCCTGTGGCAGCGCCCCCGACGACGACGACACGACGCCCGGGGCGGGGGCGACCGGCGGCGAGACCACCGCGGCCGCGCCCGAGGAGGTCGACTTCAAGGCCTGCATGGTCTCCGACTCCGGCGGCTTCGAGGACAAGTCGTTCAACCAGTCCGGTGCCGAGGGCCTGCAGCGTGCGGCCGACGAGCTGGGCGTCCAGATCAACATGGTCGAGTCGACCGCGGCGACGGACTTCACGCCCAACATCGACCAGATGATCGCGGACGACTGCGACCTCATCATCGGCGTCGGCTTCCTCCTCGAGGACCCGATCCAGGCCGCGGCCGAGGCGAACCCCGACGTGCACTTCGCGCTCATCGACTCCTCGTTCAGCGACGCCGAGTTCAACCCGGTGACCCTGGACAACGCCAAGCCCCTGCTGTTCAACACGCAGGAGGCCGCGTTCCTCGCCGGCTACGTCGCCGCGGGCACGAGCACCACGGGCACGGTCGCGACGTTCGGCGGCATCCAGCTGCCGTCGGTCTCGATCTTCATGGACGGCTTCGCCGACGGTGTCGCGCAGTACAACACCGACGCCGGCAAGACGGTCAAGGTGCTCGGCTGGGACAAGGACAAGCAGACCGGCTCGTTCACGGGTGACTTCGAGAACCAGTCGAACGGCCAGAACCTCGCCAAGGGCTTCATCGACCAGGGCGCGGACGTCATCATGCCGGTCGCGGGCCCCGTGGGCCTCGGCGCCGCCGCCGCCGCGAAGGACGCCGGCGACGTCGCGTTCATCGGCGTCGACGCCGACTGGTTCCTCACCGCCCCCGACTACTCGGGCATCGTCCTGACCTCCGTCATGAAGGAGATCGGCGCGGCCGTCTTCGACACGGTCAAGGAGTCGGCCGAGGGCAGCTTCTCCGCCGAGCCGTACGTCGGCACGCTGGAGAACGGTGGCATCGGCATCGCGCCGTTCCACGACTTCGACTCGAAGGTCTCCGACGAGGTCAAGACCCGCGTCGAGGAGCTCAAGCAGCAGATCATCAGCGGTGAGCTGAAGGTCGAGTCGCCGAGCCAGAACTGACGGTGACGACGGTGGCCCGGGCGGGTGCCCGGGCCACCGTCGTGCCCTGCGGCTAATCTGCACAGCAACGACGCGAAGGAGCGTGACCTCGTGAAGCTCGAGCTGCGGGGCATCACCAAGCGGTTCGGCGCGCTGGTGGCGAACGACCACATCGACCTCGTGATCGAGCCCGGCGAGATCCACGCCCTGCTCGGCGAGAACGGCGCCGGCAAGAGCACCCTCATGAACGTCCTCTACGGGCTGTACGACCCGGACGAGGGCGAGATCCTGCTCGACGACACGACACGCACGTTCGTCGGACCCGGCGACGCGATGGCGGCCGGGATCGGCATGGTGCACCAGCACTTCATGCTCGTGCCGGTGTTCACGGTCGCGGAGAACGTCGCCCTCGGGCACGAGCCCGTCAAGGGCGGCGGCATCCTCGACCTCGCGCAGGCCCGCCGCACGGTGCGGGAGATCTCCGACCGCTTCGGGTTCGACGTGGACCCCGACGCGCTCGTCGAGGACCTGCCCGTGGGCGCGCAGCAGCGCGTCGAGATCATCAAGGCGCTCTCGCGCCGCGCCGAGGTCCTCATCCTCGACGAGCCCACCGCGGTCCTCACGCCGCAGGAGACCGACGAGCTGATCGCGATCATGCGCCAGCTCAAGGAGTCGGGCACGTCCATCGTCTTCATCACGCACAAGCTGCGCGAGGTGCGCGCGGTCGCCGACAAGATCACCGTGATCCGCCGCGGGAAGGTCGTCGGCACCGCCGAGCCCACCTCGACCGAGACCGAGCTCGCGTCCCTCATGGTCGGGCGCTCGGTCTCCCTCGGCGTCGACAAGGCCCCGGCCCGACCGGGCGAGGTCGGCCTCGAGGTGAGCCACCTGACCGTCATCGACCCCGCGGGCGTCCGCCAGGTCGACGACGTGAGCTTCGACGTCGCGCGCGGCGAGATCGTCGCGATCGCCGGCGTCCAGGGCAACGGGCAGACCGAGCTCACCGAGGTGATCCTCGGCCTGCAGAAGCCCGTCACCGGGTCCGTGCGGCTCGACGGCGCCGACCTGGTCGGCCGCAGCGTCAAGGAGGTCCTGCGCGCGGGCGTCGGGTTCGTGCCCGAGGACCGCACGGTCGACGGGCTCGTCGCCGAGTTCTCCGTCGCCGAGAACCTGGTCCTCGACCTGCACGACGAGGAGCCGTTCGCCAAGGGCGTGCAGATGGACCTCGCGAAGGTCCGCGCGAACGCCGAGCACCGCACGGTCGAGTTCGACGTGCGCACCCCGTCGATCGAGGCGGCAGCAGGCACCCTGTCGGGCGGCAACCAGCAGAAGGTCGTGCTCGCGCGCGAGATGAGCCGCCCGCTGCGGCTGTTCATCGCGTCGCAGCCCACGCGCGGCCTCGACGTCGGGTCGATCGAGTTCGTGCACAAGAGGGTCGTCGCGGAGCGCGACAACGGCACCCCCGTGATCATCGTGTCCACCGAGCTCGACGAGGTGCTCGCGCTGGCCGACCGGATCGTCGTGATGTACCGCGGGCGGATCGTCGGCACCGTGCCCGGCGACACCGACCGCGACGTCCTCGGCCTGATGATGGCGGGCGTGCCGCTCGCCGAGGCCCAGGTCCAGGCGGCCACGCACCACACGGCGCTGGGCGAGGCGGACCTCGTGGCCGACGCCGCCCCCGACGTCCCGGCCGCCGACGACGCGCAGCAGGACCCCACCCAGGAGGCAGACCGGTGAGCACCACGCCGCCACTTCCCGACGCGCAGGTGCCGCCGCCGGCGGACGCGGGCACGCCGGCCGTCACGACGACGAAGGAGCAGCCCGAGCCGCGCAGCAGCACGGTGCTGCGGGAGATCCTGTCGAGCGGGTGGCTCGTCACGGTCCTCGCGGTCGTGCTCGCGCTCGTCCTGTCGGGCCTGCTCATCGCCGCGGCGGACGAGGAGGTCCAGAAGGCCGCCGGCTACTTCTTCTCCAAGCCGATGGACACGATCAGCGCCGCGTGGGACGCCGTGTCCAGCGCGTACGTCGCGCTGTTCCACGGTGCGGTGTACGACCCGAGCAAGGACACGTTCGCGGCGTCGATCAAGCCGCTGACGGAGACGATGACGACGTCGGTGCCGCTGATCCTCGCGGGACTCGGCCTCGGCATCGGGTTCCGCGCCGGCCTGTTCAACATCGGTGCGCAGGGCCAGATCATCCTCGGCGCGATCGGTGCCGGGTGGGTCGCGTTCCACCTCGACCTGCCGCCCGTGCTGCACCTGCTCGTCGCGATGCTGGCCGCAGCGGTCGCCGGTGGTCTGTGGGCCGGGATCGCGGGCTTCCTCAAGGCGCGCACGGGTGCGCACGAGGTGATCGTCACGATCATGCTCAACAACATCGCGATCTACCTGGTCGCGTACCTGCTGACGACGTCGGTGCTGAAGAACCCCGGCAGCACCAACCCGATCTCGCCGCCCGTGCCGGGCTCGGCGCAGTACCCGGCGCTGCTGGGCGGGCAGTTCCGCCTGCACGGGGGCTTCGTGGTCGCGGTGCTCGCGGCGGTCTTCGTCTGGTGGCTCATGAGCCGCTCGACCATCGGTTTCAAGTTCCGTGCGGTGGGCTCCAACGCGCACGCCGCACGCACCGCCGGCATCTCGGTGAACTCGTCGTACGTGTGGGTCATGGTCGTCGCGGGCGCGCTCGCCGGCCTCGGCGGCTCCGCGCAGGTGCTCGGCACCGACAAGGTCCTCACGGCCGACGTGGCCGCCAGCTTCGGCTTCGACGCGATCACGGTCGCGCTGCTCGGCCGGTCCAAGCCGCTCGGCACGTTCTTCGCCGGTCTGCTGTTCGGCGCGCTGCGTGCGGGCGGGTTCGCGATGCAGGCGCGCACGGGCACGCCGATCGACGTCGTGCTCGTCGTGCAGTCGCTCGTCGTGCTGTTCATCGCGGCGCCGCCGCTGGTCCGCTCGGTCTTCCACCTGCCGGCCCCTGGCAGCAAGCGCGAGCGCACGCCCCGCGCGACGACGAAGGAGGTGGCCGCGTGAGCGCCCCGACGACCGACCGTCCGACGCCCTCGGGCGCCGCGCCGGTTCAGGCCAAGCCGCTGCCCCCGATCTCCTGGAAGGCCCCGATCGGGTACGGCGTCGTCGGCGTCCTGTCGCTCGTGCTGTTCGGGCTGCTGCCCGACGGCGGGCAGGACTCGACGTTCACGGTCTCGACGAGCAAGGACTTCGTCACGATCGACCCGATCACGGTGCCGTCCAAGCTCACCGCGATCGTCCTGTCGCTCGTCGCGATCGCGCTCGCCGCGTACTCGTACTGGGCGACCAGCCGGCGCCGGAAGGTCGGCGTGTGGCTGCCGATCCTGTTCGGCATCGCCGTCGTGCTGGCTTTCCTCACGTGGGCCGACGCCGGCAAGGCGTCGCCCATGCCGCTCACGGGTCTGCTGCAGGGCTCGCTGTTCCTCGCGATCCCGCTGGTGTTCGGCGCGCTCGCGGGCACGCTGTGCGAGCGGTCCGGCATCGTCAACGTCGCCATCGAGGGCCAGCTGCTCGCGGGCGCGTTCCTCGCGGCGGTGGTCGCCTCGATCACGCAGTCCGCGTACGCGGGCCTGGTCGCCGCGCCGATCGCCGGTGCGCTCGTCGGTGCGCTGCTCGTGCTGTTCTCGATCCGCTACGTGGTGAACCAGATCATCGTCGGCGTCGTGCTCAACGTGCTGGTCGTCGGCGTGACCAGCTACCTGTTCTCCACGGTGCTGAAGAACGACGCGGCCACGTTCAACTCGCCGCCGAAGCTGCAGTCGATCGACATCCCGGTGCTGAGCCAGATCCCGGTCGTCGGGCCCGTGCTGTTCCGGCAGACCGCGCTGGTCTACGTCATGTACGTCGTCGTGATCCTGCTGCAGGTGTTCCTGTTCCGCAGCCGCTGGGGCCTGCGCCTGCGGTCCGTCGGCGAGCACCCCAAGGCCGCGGACACGGTCGGCATCAAGGTCAACCGCACGCGCATGCGCGCCACGCTGCTCGGCGGCGCGGTCGCCGGTCTCGGCGGTGCGTTCTTCACCGTCGCGGCGGGCCTCGCGTTCGGCAAGGAGATGACCGGTGGCAAGGGGTTCATCGCGCTGGCCGCGATGATCCTCGGCCGGTGGAACCCCGTCGGGGCGCTCGCCGCCGCGCTGCTGTTCGGCTTCTCCGACAACCTGCAGGTGGTGCTCGGCATCATCGGCACTCCCATCCCGTCGCAGATCATGCTCATGACGCCGTACGTCGTGACGATCTTCGCGGTCGCCGGGCTCGTCGGCCGGGTGCGCCCGCCGGCGGCCGAGGGCATCCCGTACGTCAAGTGAGGCAGGCAGTGCAGTGACGCAGGCAGAGGTGGACTGGGACGCGCTGCGCGCGGTCGCCACGGAGGCGATGGGCAAGGCGTACGTCCCGTACTCGAGGTTCCCCGTCGGGGCCGCCGCGATCGTCGACGACGGTCGCGTGGTCTGCGGGGCGAACATCGAGAACGCGAGCTACGGCGTCACGCTGTGCGCGGAGTGCTCGCTGGTCTCGGCGCTCGTCATGTCGGGCGGCGGTCGGCTGGTGGCGTTCACGTGCGTGGACGGGCACGGCAACGTGCTCATGCCGTGCG
The sequence above is a segment of the Cellulomonas palmilytica genome. Coding sequences within it:
- the sdhA gene encoding succinate dehydrogenase flavoprotein subunit, which produces MQTHQYDVVIVGAGGAGMRAALESSTRVRTAVISKLYPTRSHTGAAQGGMCAALANVEEDNWEWHTFDTVKGGDYLVDQDAAEVMAKEAIDAVLDLEKMGLPFNRTPEGRIDQRRFGGHTRNHGEAAVRRACYAADRTGHMILQTLYQQCVKNDVEFFNEFYVLDLLVDHDLAAGHVPDGEEVNVSGVVAYELATGEIHVFQAKAVVFATGGAGKIFKTTSNAHTLTGDGMALAYRRGIPLEDMEFFQFHPTGLAGLGILLSEAARGEGGILRNADGERFMERYAPTIKDLAPRDIVARSMANEVREGRGAGPNKDYVLLDLTHLEPAHIDAKLPDITEFARTYLGIEPYTEPVPVYPTAHYAMGGIPTNIEGEVLRNERDVIKGLYAAGEVACVSVHGSNRLGTNSLLDINVFGKRAGRSAAAYAADASFVELPENPAVVVEDELETIRTRPDGERVADIRRALQETMDANAQVFRTAESLAQALADIKALRKRFQAVSVQDKSRTFNTDLLEAVELGFLLDISETVVVGALNREESRGGHFREDFPDRDDAGFMRHTMAYRRPLDAPVTDGDAEGSFHHVETFDDYQLVLGSKSVTVTRYQPMERKY
- a CDS encoding amidohydrolase is translated as MDSLRDELVEIRRDLHAHPELARTEERTTRVVAERLRLAGLTPHVLPGSGLVCDIGPSHAQTGRGRIALRADLDALPVTDECGLPWHSTHRSVAHACGHDVHATVVLGAGLALAELAAAGELATGVRLVFQPAEEVQPGGSLDVIAAGALDGVSQIFAVHCDPKVDVGQVGTRIGPITSASDEVTVVFSGAGGHTSRPHLTGDLVFALAQVVTQVPAILGRRLDPRSGVNLTWGAVQAGVAHNVIPGTGTVRGTLRCLDVRAWEAASQVFHDAVEQVVAPYDVEVEIRHQRGVPPVENDERATGVLEAAARDVLGPDSVNLTEQSLGGEDFAWYLTKVPGAMARLGTRTPGGRTYDIHQGDLVVDERAVEAGALLLARAAVVAGTPRT
- a CDS encoding BMP family lipoprotein, whose protein sequence is MKKLIRVAALSGAVALALTACGSAPDDDDTTPGAGATGGETTAAAPEEVDFKACMVSDSGGFEDKSFNQSGAEGLQRAADELGVQINMVESTAATDFTPNIDQMIADDCDLIIGVGFLLEDPIQAAAEANPDVHFALIDSSFSDAEFNPVTLDNAKPLLFNTQEAAFLAGYVAAGTSTTGTVATFGGIQLPSVSIFMDGFADGVAQYNTDAGKTVKVLGWDKDKQTGSFTGDFENQSNGQNLAKGFIDQGADVIMPVAGPVGLGAAAAAKDAGDVAFIGVDADWFLTAPDYSGIVLTSVMKEIGAAVFDTVKESAEGSFSAEPYVGTLENGGIGIAPFHDFDSKVSDEVKTRVEELKQQIISGELKVESPSQN
- a CDS encoding succinate dehydrogenase hydrophobic membrane anchor subunit, coding for MTTIADPKAPRPPRARPSRLTTRGNTELYGWVFMRASGALLIVLIFGHLFMNLVDGEGISAIDFGFVAGKWASPLWQVWDLLMLWLAMIHGTNGMRTLVNDYASKDTTRLVLKGLLYFAFVIVVVLGTLVIFTFDACPADAPLDLLPSFCTA
- a CDS encoding ABC transporter permease, which codes for MSTTPPLPDAQVPPPADAGTPAVTTTKEQPEPRSSTVLREILSSGWLVTVLAVVLALVLSGLLIAAADEEVQKAAGYFFSKPMDTISAAWDAVSSAYVALFHGAVYDPSKDTFAASIKPLTETMTTSVPLILAGLGLGIGFRAGLFNIGAQGQIILGAIGAGWVAFHLDLPPVLHLLVAMLAAAVAGGLWAGIAGFLKARTGAHEVIVTIMLNNIAIYLVAYLLTTSVLKNPGSTNPISPPVPGSAQYPALLGGQFRLHGGFVVAVLAAVFVWWLMSRSTIGFKFRAVGSNAHAARTAGISVNSSYVWVMVVAGALAGLGGSAQVLGTDKVLTADVAASFGFDAITVALLGRSKPLGTFFAGLLFGALRAGGFAMQARTGTPIDVVLVVQSLVVLFIAAPPLVRSVFHLPAPGSKRERTPRATTKEVAA
- a CDS encoding ABC transporter permease, coding for MSAPTTDRPTPSGAAPVQAKPLPPISWKAPIGYGVVGVLSLVLFGLLPDGGQDSTFTVSTSKDFVTIDPITVPSKLTAIVLSLVAIALAAYSYWATSRRRKVGVWLPILFGIAVVLAFLTWADAGKASPMPLTGLLQGSLFLAIPLVFGALAGTLCERSGIVNVAIEGQLLAGAFLAAVVASITQSAYAGLVAAPIAGALVGALLVLFSIRYVVNQIIVGVVLNVLVVGVTSYLFSTVLKNDAATFNSPPKLQSIDIPVLSQIPVVGPVLFRQTALVYVMYVVVILLQVFLFRSRWGLRLRSVGEHPKAADTVGIKVNRTRMRATLLGGAVAGLGGAFFTVAAGLAFGKEMTGGKGFIALAAMILGRWNPVGALAAALLFGFSDNLQVVLGIIGTPIPSQIMLMTPYVVTIFAVAGLVGRVRPPAAEGIPYVK
- the sdhC gene encoding succinate dehydrogenase, cytochrome b556 subunit, translated to MWSWVAHRVTGVAIFFFLLVHVLDTSLVRVSPEAYNEVIGTYKNPVMGLGEAGLVAAIVFHAFNGIRIILVDFWAKGPKYQRVMLWVVIGLFVVTMAGFLPRHLMHVFGGE
- a CDS encoding cytidine deaminase; this translates as MGKAYVPYSRFPVGAAAIVDDGRVVCGANIENASYGVTLCAECSLVSALVMSGGGRLVAFTCVDGHGNVLMPCGRCRQLLFEHGGPGLVLETVSGIRTMDQVLPDAFGPADLEERA
- a CDS encoding mannose-1-phosphate guanylyltransferase; translation: MSDTAAPSSGRIPGFHAVVPAGGAGTRLWPLSRAGHPKFLLDLTGSGRTLLQATVDRLAPLTGESGVVVVTGVRHARAVAEQVPTLGAGEDGGRLLVEPSPRDSMAAIGLAAAVLLERHGEDVVIGSFAADHVIDGTQAFERTVREAVAAAREGFVVTIGITATGPSTAFGYIRSADDLGVADAPSARHVAGFTEKPDAQTAAEYLATGDYRWNAGMFVVKAAVLLDHLAQQIPALAAGLREIGAAWDTAERDAVLERVWPGLTKIAIDHAIAEPVAAAGGVAVVPGDFGWDDVGDFASLAELLPSATLGDDAAVLRVGSDDAFVVPAAGRTVAVVGLADAVVVDTPDALLVTTRAHAQQVKSAVDGWRAAGREDLL
- a CDS encoding ABC transporter ATP-binding protein, whose product is MKLELRGITKRFGALVANDHIDLVIEPGEIHALLGENGAGKSTLMNVLYGLYDPDEGEILLDDTTRTFVGPGDAMAAGIGMVHQHFMLVPVFTVAENVALGHEPVKGGGILDLAQARRTVREISDRFGFDVDPDALVEDLPVGAQQRVEIIKALSRRAEVLILDEPTAVLTPQETDELIAIMRQLKESGTSIVFITHKLREVRAVADKITVIRRGKVVGTAEPTSTETELASLMVGRSVSLGVDKAPARPGEVGLEVSHLTVIDPAGVRQVDDVSFDVARGEIVAIAGVQGNGQTELTEVILGLQKPVTGSVRLDGADLVGRSVKEVLRAGVGFVPEDRTVDGLVAEFSVAENLVLDLHDEEPFAKGVQMDLAKVRANAEHRTVEFDVRTPSIEAAAGTLSGGNQQKVVLAREMSRPLRLFIASQPTRGLDVGSIEFVHKRVVAERDNGTPVIIVSTELDEVLALADRIVVMYRGRIVGTVPGDTDRDVLGLMMAGVPLAEAQVQAATHHTALGEADLVADAAPDVPAADDAQQDPTQEADR